One Micromonospora sp. FIMYZ51 genomic window carries:
- a CDS encoding ABC transporter substrate-binding protein, with the protein MFRRRLTGVLAAGVATAALLAGCGGGSDAAADGPVTLKVLTWEPGGTEYWQQVKTAFEASHQDIKLELQSVPFDKYPEVQGPYITSQSGPDVMANNAGLELFDRRGAYTPLGDKAAEINKDLVTYSGACEEFDTSKPCYGVPFSYQGNVLYYNKDVLTEAGLDPENPPATWDDFGAACEAVKNAGKTCLALGLSGTFPAYWDFPEIARNYLTEDDIRGLLNGTLSWKDPKLVQVLEKLAEITTKGWTNKNAPSITMLPDGADIFQRGDAAFAGTIISDAVNWEAFGKALGDDKLGVTRWPTINPSAPLAGKFSGIEGAVYGVTKWSEKKDAGLKFISWLAGKENGELWVKYAKGQPLNKNVDPALLPSSPAFKKIQELIAEPTLHAGVMLSGPEADALARGWQQITLGQLTVDKWAEQMQQALERSPTKKQGN; encoded by the coding sequence ATGTTTCGACGTAGATTGACAGGCGTCCTAGCCGCCGGTGTGGCCACTGCCGCGCTGCTCGCCGGATGTGGCGGCGGAAGTGACGCCGCCGCCGACGGTCCGGTGACCCTCAAGGTGCTCACCTGGGAGCCGGGCGGCACCGAGTACTGGCAGCAGGTGAAGACCGCCTTCGAGGCCAGCCACCAGGACATCAAGCTGGAGTTGCAGTCGGTCCCGTTCGACAAGTACCCCGAGGTGCAGGGGCCGTACATCACCTCGCAGTCCGGTCCGGACGTGATGGCCAACAACGCCGGGCTGGAACTGTTCGACCGGCGGGGGGCGTACACGCCGCTGGGCGACAAGGCGGCCGAGATCAACAAGGATCTGGTCACCTACAGCGGTGCCTGCGAGGAGTTCGACACCAGCAAGCCCTGCTACGGCGTGCCCTTCTCCTACCAGGGCAACGTCCTCTACTACAACAAGGACGTGCTGACCGAGGCCGGGCTGGACCCGGAGAACCCGCCGGCCACCTGGGACGACTTCGGCGCGGCCTGCGAGGCGGTGAAGAACGCCGGCAAGACCTGCCTGGCGCTGGGGCTGTCCGGCACCTTCCCGGCGTACTGGGACTTCCCGGAGATCGCCCGCAACTACCTGACCGAGGACGACATCCGCGGCCTGCTCAACGGCACCCTGTCCTGGAAGGACCCGAAGCTGGTCCAGGTCCTGGAGAAGCTTGCCGAGATCACCACCAAGGGCTGGACCAACAAGAACGCCCCGTCGATCACCATGCTGCCCGACGGTGCCGACATCTTCCAGCGCGGTGACGCCGCCTTCGCCGGCACCATCATCTCCGACGCGGTGAACTGGGAGGCGTTCGGCAAGGCCCTCGGCGACGACAAGCTCGGCGTCACCCGGTGGCCGACGATCAACCCGTCCGCGCCGCTGGCCGGCAAGTTCTCCGGCATCGAGGGCGCCGTCTACGGCGTGACCAAGTGGAGCGAGAAGAAGGACGCCGGCCTGAAGTTCATCAGCTGGCTGGCCGGCAAGGAGAACGGCGAACTCTGGGTGAAGTACGCCAAGGGGCAGCCGCTGAACAAGAACGTGGACCCGGCGCTGCTGCCCTCGTCGCCGGCGTTCAAGAAGATCCAGGAGTTGATCGCCGAGCCGACCCTGCACGCCGGTGTGATGCTCTCCGGCCCGGAGGCCGACGCGCTGGCCCGGGGCTGGCAGCAGATCACCCTCGGCCAGCTCACCGTCGACAAGTGGGCCGAGCAGATGCAGCAGGCGCTGGAGCGCAGCCCGACGAAGAAGCAGGGCAACTAG
- a CDS encoding peptidoglycan-binding domain-containing protein produces MAVNWYLNRALTNFRKAVDAAYPNRDKRSDGTIGDSAHQGSFSDHNPDPDGSVDAWDMDVEVNGVGRPYREDVERLKKVFEEHESSQYWIHDRQIANRSFGWERRIYTGSSPHTAHVHWNTRESHERSERPWVIPGATGGVPLMFCKINDQNNAVAALQRQLATLGYYKGAIDSHYGPATSAALLACRKAMGSTVSSGDTYSPAAYEQVLRAYVQRFAGKPGDSGPPGAPGPAGPPGPSGPSGPPGNWTPEQVLRLIADTLSEAT; encoded by the coding sequence GTGGCCGTCAACTGGTACCTGAACCGAGCCCTGACCAACTTCCGTAAGGCCGTCGACGCCGCGTACCCGAACCGGGACAAGCGCTCCGACGGCACCATCGGGGATTCTGCTCACCAGGGAAGCTTCAGCGATCACAACCCCGATCCCGACGGTTCCGTGGATGCCTGGGACATGGACGTAGAGGTCAACGGGGTCGGCAGACCATACCGGGAAGATGTCGAACGCCTCAAGAAGGTCTTCGAGGAGCACGAGTCCTCGCAGTACTGGATTCACGATCGCCAGATCGCCAACCGCAGTTTCGGGTGGGAGCGTCGGATCTACACCGGCAGCAGCCCGCACACCGCGCATGTCCACTGGAATACCCGGGAGAGCCACGAACGCTCCGAGCGGCCGTGGGTCATCCCTGGCGCGACGGGAGGAGTCCCCCTCATGTTCTGCAAAATCAATGATCAGAATAACGCCGTAGCCGCGTTGCAACGCCAGCTCGCCACCCTCGGCTACTACAAGGGTGCGATCGACAGCCACTACGGCCCGGCAACCTCGGCAGCTCTGCTCGCGTGTCGCAAGGCGATGGGAAGCACGGTCAGCAGCGGCGACACCTACAGCCCTGCGGCATACGAGCAGGTATTGCGGGCGTACGTGCAGCGTTTCGCGGGCAAGCCGGGCGACTCGGGCCCGCCTGGTGCCCCTGGTCCGGCGGGTCCGCCCGGCCCTTCCGGCCCGTCCGGCCCGCCCGGCAACTGGACCCCCGAACAGGTGCTGCGACTGATCGCGGACACGCTGAGTGAAGCTACCTGA
- a CDS encoding mandelate racemase/muconate lactonizing enzyme family protein, with translation MEITAVESVVRGDAHFVAVHTSTGLVGVGQSACWGYPTAVHAVVESFRPYLLGADPNRIEQHWHHLYRMGPFRGSVLTAAVSAIDLALWDLLGKRLEVPVWQLLGGRVRDRIRLHLLLPGTGAPALAEQAAAAVADGFTAVKFDPLPANYGDLSLARLVAETEATTAAVRDAVGPDIDLLVELHRKLTPLQAEAVVPAVGRLHPLLVEDPIQIDSVSSQAEVARRALGVPMANGERLHTIWEFKELLAQGGAQYVRPDLGLAGGISHARKIAALAESYHAAVVSHNCLGPLLTMASVHLDTAIPNFVTQEYSPLDDLLADGPARACVRRQGGFLPIPEAPGLGVTLDLADETPLDLTGRPLTRIPYRADGSIAYAV, from the coding sequence ATGGAGATCACCGCCGTCGAGTCGGTGGTGCGGGGTGACGCGCACTTCGTCGCGGTGCACACGTCGACCGGACTGGTCGGCGTCGGACAGTCCGCCTGCTGGGGCTATCCGACCGCCGTGCACGCGGTCGTGGAGTCGTTCCGGCCGTACCTGCTCGGCGCCGACCCGAACCGGATCGAGCAGCACTGGCACCACCTGTACCGGATGGGCCCGTTCCGGGGGTCGGTGCTCACCGCCGCGGTCTCCGCGATCGACCTGGCGCTGTGGGACCTGCTCGGCAAGCGCCTCGAAGTGCCGGTCTGGCAGCTGCTCGGCGGCCGGGTCCGCGACCGGATCCGGCTGCACCTGCTGCTGCCCGGCACCGGCGCGCCGGCCCTCGCCGAGCAGGCCGCCGCCGCGGTCGCCGACGGGTTCACCGCGGTGAAGTTCGACCCGCTGCCGGCGAACTACGGCGACCTGTCGCTGGCCCGGCTGGTCGCCGAGACGGAGGCGACCACCGCCGCCGTCCGCGACGCGGTCGGCCCCGACATCGACCTGCTCGTCGAACTGCACCGCAAGCTCACCCCGTTGCAGGCCGAAGCGGTGGTACCGGCGGTCGGCCGGCTGCACCCGCTGCTGGTGGAGGACCCGATCCAGATCGACAGCGTGAGCAGCCAGGCCGAGGTCGCCCGACGCGCGCTCGGCGTACCCATGGCCAACGGGGAGCGGCTGCACACCATCTGGGAGTTCAAGGAGCTGCTGGCGCAGGGCGGTGCCCAGTACGTCCGCCCCGATCTCGGTCTGGCCGGCGGCATCAGCCACGCCCGCAAGATCGCCGCGCTGGCCGAGTCGTACCACGCGGCCGTGGTCAGCCACAACTGCCTCGGGCCGCTGCTCACCATGGCCTCGGTGCACCTGGACACGGCGATCCCGAACTTCGTGACGCAGGAGTACTCCCCGCTGGACGACCTGCTCGCCGACGGCCCGGCCCGGGCCTGCGTCCGCCGCCAGGGCGGCTTCCTGCCGATCCCCGAGGCGCCCGGTCTCGGCGTCACCCTGGACCTCGCCGACGAGACCCCACTGGACCTGACCGGCCGTCCCCTCACCCGGATCCCGTACCGCGCCGACGGCTCCATCGCCTACGCCGTCTAG
- a CDS encoding L-rhamnose mutarotase, whose amino-acid sequence MCHLYRLRPGAEAEYERRHVELWPEMAALLDEAGVYDYHIYRHGLLLICVLRTRWGFEHASRVTGASAVQARWTASLAHLFAEIADADGEPLWAYPVFHHAGIAADC is encoded by the coding sequence GTGTGCCATCTGTACCGGCTGCGCCCCGGCGCGGAAGCCGAGTACGAGCGCCGGCACGTCGAGCTGTGGCCGGAGATGGCCGCCCTGCTCGACGAGGCGGGCGTGTACGACTACCACATCTACCGGCACGGGCTGCTGCTGATCTGCGTGTTGCGTACCCGGTGGGGCTTCGAGCACGCCAGCCGGGTCACCGGCGCGTCGGCGGTGCAGGCCCGGTGGACGGCCTCGCTGGCGCACCTGTTCGCCGAGATCGCCGACGCTGACGGCGAGCCGCTCTGGGCGTACCCGGTCTTTCACCACGCGGGGATCGCGGCGGATTGTTAA
- a CDS encoding Gfo/Idh/MocA family oxidoreductase encodes MRHQRIEVAVVGAGAFGLRHVAAYRSLGVAVTALVDPDPGVRQRVAAEYDVPRTFGTVEDLLAAGAPQAASVCVPGPAHRAVAVALLGAGVPVLVEKPLAATVTDAAAIVAAARTHEVICQPGHILRHSAPHRALYDAVRAGALGQVLAVSSRRDRPRTLSRLFPDEHPALLTAVHDIDLAIWYAQSPVVEVRAAARTRPGSASPVLVWAELRHANEVVSSIRNSYLLPEHTPNHTSDLVEVYGTDGVAHVDLSHPTLLVQGEQTEAPDWLLSPVDGGGALAAELRHFVGQVTGTESSAVVPLADGLHVVQVATAMADSAAAGGAPRRISPEPLS; translated from the coding sequence ATGAGGCACCAACGCATCGAGGTCGCCGTGGTCGGGGCGGGCGCGTTCGGGCTGCGGCACGTGGCCGCGTACCGGTCCCTCGGAGTCGCGGTGACCGCGCTTGTCGACCCGGATCCCGGCGTACGGCAGCGGGTCGCCGCCGAGTACGACGTGCCGCGCACCTTCGGCACGGTCGAGGACCTGCTCGCCGCCGGGGCGCCGCAGGCGGCCTCGGTGTGCGTGCCCGGTCCCGCGCACCGGGCGGTCGCCGTCGCCCTGCTCGGCGCCGGCGTGCCGGTCCTGGTCGAGAAGCCCCTCGCGGCGACGGTGACCGACGCCGCCGCGATCGTCGCCGCGGCGCGCACCCACGAGGTGATCTGCCAGCCGGGGCACATCCTGCGGCACAGCGCCCCACACCGGGCGCTGTACGACGCGGTCCGGGCCGGCGCGCTCGGACAGGTGCTGGCCGTCTCCTCCCGTCGGGACCGGCCGCGCACGCTCAGCCGGCTCTTTCCCGACGAGCACCCGGCCCTGCTCACCGCCGTGCACGACATCGACCTGGCGATCTGGTACGCCCAGTCGCCGGTGGTCGAGGTCCGTGCGGCGGCCCGGACCCGACCCGGATCGGCATCACCGGTCCTGGTGTGGGCGGAACTTCGACACGCCAACGAGGTGGTGTCGTCGATCCGCAACAGCTACCTCCTGCCCGAACACACGCCCAACCACACCTCGGACCTGGTCGAGGTGTACGGCACCGACGGGGTCGCGCACGTCGACCTCAGCCACCCCACCCTGCTCGTCCAGGGCGAGCAGACCGAGGCGCCGGACTGGCTGCTCTCGCCGGTCGACGGCGGCGGTGCCCTCGCCGCCGAACTGCGCCACTTCGTCGGTCAGGTGACCGGCACCGAGTCGTCGGCGGTCGTCCCGCTCGCCGACGGGTTGCACGTGGTGCAGGTCGCCACGGCCATGGCCGACAGTGCCGCCGCCGGTGGCGCGCCCCGTCGGATTTCCCCCGAACCCCTCTCCTGA
- a CDS encoding amidohydrolase family protein, whose protein sequence is MDRADAHLHLFAHGYPGRYGRSPAGGEEVAMYQDFRRVHGIDRALVVGYEGEARFAGNNDYLASLTATHPWIAPVAYVAPDGPTDGQLERLWAAGFVGVAAYLVDADQADRFATWVTRASARLTAAAALISLNATPAAAARLGTALAGLDACPVLFSHLGLPGSRPAPPTPQAATETLRPLLDLARLPQVGVKISGLYAVSEPAHAWPHPAARPFVELLLEHFGTRRLYWGSDFPPSLDHVSFSQTLEPVGLEQLRPTERADVFGANLRRALAHHRARPADGQDRPAD, encoded by the coding sequence ATGGACCGCGCTGACGCCCACCTGCACCTGTTCGCGCACGGCTACCCGGGCCGGTACGGGCGCTCCCCCGCCGGCGGCGAGGAAGTCGCCATGTACCAGGATTTCCGCCGGGTGCACGGCATCGACCGGGCGCTGGTGGTCGGCTACGAGGGCGAGGCACGCTTCGCCGGCAACAACGACTACCTGGCCAGCCTCACCGCCACGCACCCCTGGATCGCCCCGGTCGCCTACGTCGCACCGGACGGCCCGACCGACGGGCAACTGGAACGCTTGTGGGCCGCCGGGTTCGTCGGGGTGGCCGCCTACCTGGTCGACGCCGACCAGGCCGACCGCTTCGCCACCTGGGTGACCAGGGCGAGCGCCCGGCTGACCGCCGCCGCTGCGCTGATCAGCCTCAACGCCACCCCGGCCGCCGCCGCCCGGCTCGGCACCGCGCTCGCCGGCCTGGACGCCTGCCCGGTGCTCTTCAGCCACCTCGGGCTACCGGGCAGCCGGCCCGCACCGCCCACCCCGCAGGCGGCCACCGAGACCCTGCGACCGCTGCTCGACCTGGCACGGCTGCCGCAGGTCGGGGTGAAGATCTCCGGCCTGTACGCGGTAAGCGAGCCCGCGCACGCCTGGCCGCATCCGGCCGCCCGTCCCTTCGTCGAGCTGCTGCTGGAACACTTCGGGACCCGCCGGCTCTACTGGGGGTCGGACTTCCCGCCCAGCCTGGACCACGTCTCGTTCAGCCAGACTTTGGAACCGGTCGGGCTGGAGCAGCTGCGCCCGACCGAGCGGGCAGACGTCTTCGGGGCGAACCTCCGACGCGCCCTCGCCCACCACCGGGCCCGGCCAGCGGACGGCCAGGACCGCCCCGCCGACTGA
- a CDS encoding DUF998 domain-containing protein, with protein sequence MEPAPLPPAPDARTLRRLRLGVGALGIALPIVLPAGHALATGGFELLNSISSYYHSDMRDVFVGSLCAIGVFLVNYRYRRLDDVLSTMAGVLAVVVALVPTSTDAPPAALADGAFPLGRVHGVAAGLLFAILALFCLWRFPINGPPSRGARVRNAVYRSCGLAILAAIALGVASNALAEPVRETLRPFFWCEAVAVFAFGVAWLVKGEAMFHRPPGPARRPQPLAADQPATAPS encoded by the coding sequence ATGGAACCCGCACCGCTCCCGCCCGCGCCGGATGCCCGAACGCTACGCCGGCTGCGGCTCGGCGTCGGGGCGCTCGGCATCGCCCTGCCGATCGTCCTCCCGGCCGGTCATGCCCTGGCCACCGGAGGGTTCGAGTTGCTCAACTCGATCAGCAGCTACTACCACAGCGACATGCGGGACGTCTTCGTCGGCAGCCTCTGCGCGATCGGGGTGTTCCTGGTCAACTACCGGTACCGCCGCCTCGACGACGTGCTGAGCACCATGGCCGGCGTGCTCGCGGTGGTGGTGGCGCTGGTGCCGACCTCCACCGACGCCCCGCCCGCCGCCCTGGCCGACGGGGCGTTCCCGCTCGGCCGGGTGCACGGGGTCGCCGCCGGGCTGCTCTTCGCGATCCTCGCCCTGTTCTGCCTCTGGCGGTTCCCGATCAACGGCCCACCGAGCCGCGGCGCCCGGGTACGCAACGCCGTCTACCGCAGCTGCGGGCTCGCCATCCTCGCCGCGATCGCGCTCGGCGTGGCGAGCAACGCCCTGGCCGAGCCGGTCCGCGAGACGCTGCGACCGTTCTTCTGGTGCGAGGCGGTGGCGGTCTTCGCCTTCGGCGTGGCCTGGCTGGTCAAGGGCGAGGCGATGTTCCACCGGCCGCCCGGTCCGGCCCGCCGGCCACAGCCGCTCGCGGCCGACCAGCCGGCGACCGCGCCGTCCTGA
- a CDS encoding sugar ABC transporter permease gives MSISTAPAAEPAVATTPPSPVRRSRRPRHAREWWFGALLVLPAMALAVTFKLVPLIRGVITSFESSSGFGDSSFAGFDNYTRMFDDPVVLASFRNALLVVATLPVWIVVPLVLAVLIHQRAPGWKFFRAVYFVPYTIAPIVVGIMFRQILSPDGPINALLRSVGLEPLAMEWLNGQNSALFSLVAVALWSFFGLGVMTYLAGLATIPEEVLEAAYLDGAGFWRRLFAVVVPMLRPTVAYWSVLCASGVLIWLFPLIYALTQGGPGNATMLPEYLVFLTTFQFLDRGYGSAIGIALFVFVAVLSIFSVRHMFKEGTRKPR, from the coding sequence ATGAGCATCTCCACCGCGCCGGCCGCCGAGCCGGCCGTCGCGACGACCCCACCCTCGCCGGTACGCCGTAGCCGGCGGCCCCGGCACGCCCGGGAGTGGTGGTTCGGTGCCCTGCTGGTGCTGCCGGCAATGGCCCTGGCGGTCACCTTCAAGCTGGTGCCGCTGATCCGGGGCGTGATCACCAGCTTCGAATCCTCAAGTGGGTTCGGCGACAGCTCCTTCGCCGGGTTCGACAACTACACCCGAATGTTCGACGACCCGGTGGTGCTGGCCAGCTTCCGCAACGCCCTGCTGGTGGTGGCCACCCTGCCGGTCTGGATCGTGGTGCCGCTGGTGTTGGCGGTGCTGATCCACCAACGGGCGCCGGGCTGGAAGTTCTTCCGGGCTGTCTACTTCGTCCCGTACACCATCGCGCCGATCGTGGTCGGCATCATGTTCCGGCAGATCCTTTCCCCGGACGGGCCGATCAACGCCCTGCTGCGTTCGGTCGGGCTGGAACCGCTGGCCATGGAGTGGCTCAACGGCCAGAACAGCGCCCTCTTCTCGCTTGTCGCGGTGGCGCTGTGGAGCTTCTTCGGCCTGGGCGTGATGACCTACCTGGCCGGGCTGGCCACCATTCCGGAGGAGGTGCTGGAGGCCGCGTACCTCGACGGTGCCGGGTTCTGGCGGCGACTCTTCGCCGTGGTGGTGCCGATGCTGCGCCCGACCGTGGCGTACTGGAGCGTGCTCTGCGCCTCCGGCGTACTGATCTGGCTCTTCCCGCTGATCTACGCGCTGACCCAGGGTGGCCCCGGCAACGCCACAATGCTCCCCGAGTACCTGGTCTTCCTCACCACCTTCCAGTTCCTCGACCGGGGGTACGGCTCGGCCATCGGTATTGCCCTGTTCGTCTTCGTCGCCGTGTTGTCGATCTTCAGCGTGCGGCACATGTTCAAAGAGGGGACCCGGAAGCCGCGATGA
- a CDS encoding M20 family metallopeptidase, whose product MVRGLDGVDELVRLRRQLHRHPELRFAEQQTAATLAAKLQPLGRVRTGIAGTGLLLELEGALPGPMVLLRADMDAYPVQDTKTEPYASANAGVCHACGHDVHMTVAYGVAARLAAEPPARGGLAVLFQPAEEIPFGEESGAAAALADEGLRGRRFDAVLGLHCWPQLPVGTLGVDRSTAMAAKDAFRIEILGRAAHAATPALGRDAILGLSGIVNLLHAAVARARNADEMVAFNIGTIAGGASQSQVAGYAEATGTLRTLDEGTRERLKTVIERVARQQAAALDLGVRFTWANEMPAVRNAAELVALAHAELPGLVEVADLAVPPLTTDDFALLGALGPSLYVKLGVTGERGGASLHSGAFDVDERCLEVGVAALERLTRAVLDGRLATAPVAANPTVPAPTPSGPDATAAALPV is encoded by the coding sequence GTGGTGCGGGGACTTGACGGGGTTGATGAGCTGGTACGGCTGAGGCGTCAGCTCCACCGCCACCCGGAGCTGCGGTTTGCTGAGCAGCAGACGGCCGCAACGCTGGCCGCGAAGCTCCAGCCGCTCGGCCGGGTACGTACCGGGATCGCCGGCACGGGGCTGCTCCTGGAACTCGAAGGGGCCCTTCCCGGGCCGATGGTTCTCCTTCGGGCCGATATGGATGCCTATCCCGTTCAGGACACCAAGACCGAGCCGTACGCGTCGGCAAACGCCGGGGTCTGTCACGCCTGCGGACACGACGTGCACATGACCGTCGCGTACGGCGTGGCGGCCCGGCTCGCGGCGGAACCACCGGCTCGGGGCGGCCTGGCCGTGCTGTTCCAGCCCGCCGAGGAGATTCCGTTCGGCGAGGAGTCCGGCGCCGCCGCCGCTCTCGCCGACGAAGGGCTGCGTGGTCGCCGCTTCGACGCGGTGCTCGGCCTGCACTGCTGGCCGCAACTGCCGGTCGGCACGCTCGGCGTGGACCGCAGCACGGCGATGGCGGCCAAGGACGCGTTCCGGATCGAGATACTCGGTCGGGCCGCGCACGCCGCCACCCCGGCGCTGGGCCGCGACGCGATCCTCGGTCTCAGCGGCATCGTGAACCTGCTGCACGCCGCGGTGGCCCGGGCCCGCAACGCCGACGAAATGGTGGCGTTCAACATCGGCACCATCGCCGGTGGCGCCAGCCAGAGCCAGGTCGCCGGGTACGCGGAGGCGACCGGCACGCTGCGCACCCTCGACGAGGGCACCCGCGAGCGGCTCAAGACGGTCATCGAGCGGGTCGCCCGCCAGCAGGCCGCCGCGCTCGACCTCGGGGTCCGCTTCACCTGGGCCAACGAGATGCCCGCGGTACGCAACGCGGCCGAACTGGTCGCGCTGGCCCACGCCGAACTGCCCGGCCTGGTGGAGGTGGCCGACCTCGCGGTGCCGCCGCTCACCACCGACGACTTCGCACTGCTCGGCGCGCTCGGTCCCAGCCTGTACGTCAAGCTCGGCGTCACCGGTGAGCGGGGCGGCGCGTCACTGCACTCCGGTGCCTTCGACGTCGACGAGCGCTGCCTCGAGGTCGGCGTGGCCGCGCTGGAACGGCTCACCCGGGCCGTGCTCGACGGACGACTCGCCACCGCCCCGGTGGCTGCCAACCCGACCGTGCCGGCCCCCACCCCGTCCGGGCCGGACGCGACCGCCGCGGCGCTGCCGGTATGA
- a CDS encoding carbohydrate ABC transporter permease, whose translation MSRRHSAQIGRYLLVFALVVVAVAALYPLLFTVVSSLKTQTGFARDPLGLPAGITFENYVEAFKRMNMPRLLLNSIITTVGGLVLSVLAAMLVAYTVTKLRFRGGKLVFLFIIITLTIPSQAIIYPLYQTVLDLGMSGEYQGLILAYAAFGLPLGTYQLAGYFQQVPDELIEAARVDGAGHFTILFRLLAPIATPALAALAIFNFVWMWNDLLLPLVIMGGSDSKTLMVGVSLLSGQYDVSVPLVSAGLIVALLPVLIIYLVFQRQLVSGALAGSGK comes from the coding sequence ATGAGCCGACGACACTCCGCCCAGATCGGGCGCTACCTGTTGGTCTTCGCGTTGGTGGTGGTCGCGGTGGCGGCGCTCTACCCGCTGTTGTTCACCGTGGTCAGCTCGCTCAAGACGCAGACCGGATTCGCCCGGGACCCGCTCGGGTTGCCGGCCGGGATCACCTTCGAGAACTACGTCGAGGCGTTCAAGCGGATGAACATGCCCCGGCTGCTGCTCAACTCGATCATCACCACGGTCGGTGGCCTGGTGCTCTCGGTGCTGGCCGCGATGCTCGTCGCGTACACCGTGACCAAGCTGCGGTTCCGCGGCGGCAAGCTGGTGTTCCTGTTCATCATCATCACCCTGACCATTCCCAGCCAGGCGATCATCTACCCGCTGTACCAGACCGTGCTGGACCTGGGCATGTCCGGGGAGTACCAGGGGCTGATCCTGGCGTACGCGGCGTTCGGCCTGCCGTTGGGCACGTACCAGCTCGCCGGCTACTTCCAGCAGGTGCCCGACGAGCTGATCGAGGCGGCCCGGGTCGACGGGGCCGGACACTTCACCATCCTGTTCCGGCTGCTCGCCCCGATCGCCACCCCGGCACTCGCGGCGCTGGCCATCTTCAACTTCGTCTGGATGTGGAACGACCTGCTGCTGCCGCTGGTCATCATGGGCGGCTCGGACTCGAAGACGTTGATGGTCGGGGTGTCCCTGCTCAGCGGCCAGTACGACGTGTCGGTGCCGCTGGTAAGCGCCGGCCTGATCGTGGCCCTGCTGCCGGTGCTCATCATCTACCTGGTGTTCCAACGCCAGCTGGTCTCCGGCGCGCTCGCCGGCTCCGGCAAGTGA